The segment GTGCGCGACCTCGACGGCGTGATCCTGGTGGGAGGGCCGACGCGCCTGCCGCTGATCCGGGAGGCGGTGTCCCAGTACTTCCAGCGCGAGCCGAAGGCGGACGTCGACCCGGACCAGGTGGTCGCGATGGGGGCCGCGATTCACGCCGCCTCGCTGGTCGGCGAGGAACGCGACTCCTGCCTGCTCGACGTGACACCGCTCTCGCTGCGCATCGGAGTGGCCGGCGGCCTCGCCGAGACCGTCATCGACCGCAACACGCCCGTCCCGATCGAACAGACGGCCGTGTTCACCACGTTCCGGGACTTCCAGCAGTCCGTGAAGATCCGCGTCTACCAGGGCGAGTCGCGCGTGCAGGAGGAGAACGAGCTGCTCGGTGAGTTCGAGTTCTCGGGCTTCAAGCACGCGCGTCGCGGGGAGGTGCGGATCGAGGTGACCTTCGAGATCGACACCGACGGCATCGTGAACGTGACGGCGCGCGACCCCGACACCGGACAGGTCGCCTCGACGCAGATCCACCTCTCGTCGGGCCTGTCGGACGAGGAGATCCGGACGCTGGTCGCCAAGCACCAGTCGCAGGCCGCGCCGGCACCGCCTCCCGGCGCGGGGGCGGCCGCCGCGCTGGCGGGCCACGCCCCCGCCCTGGCGCCCGCCGGCTCGTCCGCCGGCTTCGCACCCGGGGGCGACGGCGATCTCGATCTGGGGCTCGGAGCCGATCCCGACACCGACCTCGTGGCGCTCGAGACCGAGCCCGATGCACCCGAGGCGCTGCTCGCGCACGAGGCCGAGCCGCTGGCACGGGATGCGGACCCGGCGCCTGCCGCCCAGGCCCGCGACGAGCTCGAGCTCGACGCGGATCCCGGCCCCGAGCCGGTCACCGGTTCCGGTGCGGCCCCGGGGCGCGCCGAGGACCAGGAGTTCGATCTCGATCTCGGCGGCGGGGGCGACGTCGAGCTGGCCGAGGCCGGCCCCGCGGAGCCGCTCTCGCCCGACGCCGAGCGCACGCTCGCGATCGGCGGCGAGATCGACCTCGAGGCGCTCGAGAGCGAGGCTGCGCCGGGCGGCGTGCTGGCCGGCGACGTCGAGCTCGACCCGCTCGACCTCGACGAGAGCGATCTCGACTCGCTGGCTTCCCTTCCCGACCCGGCGCCGGATGCGCGCGACCACGACGCCACCGCACTCGTCGAAGAGGACGAAGGCGCGATCACCCGCCCGCGACCGCCGGAGGGCGGCGGGATCCCGCCGCACGGCAGCCTCTTCGACGAGCCGGGTAGCGACCTCTCGCGCTACCAGGACGACGACGAATCCTGACGGCCGGAGCCATCGTGTCCCCGAACCACAGCGCCGAGGTCCGCGCCCTCGCCGGCATCCTGGAGGAGCTCGACTACTACCAGGTGCTCGAGCTGCGCTCCGACGCGCCCACGTCGGCGATCCGCAGCGCGTACCACGCCGTCTCGCGGCGCTTCCATCCCGATGCCCACCGCGACGCACCGGGCGAGCTCCAGCAGCAGGTGGCGCGGATCGCGAAGCGGATCGCGGAGGCCTACTCGGTGCTGCGCGATCCACGCCGGCGCCAGGTCTACGACCGCCAGCTCGCCGGCGACCGGGAGCGCGTGCGGATGCCGCTCGCCGAGGCCGAGGCGCAGGCGGACCGGCAGCGACGCGAGCAGCAGGAGGGGCGCACGCCGAACGGGCGGCGCTACTTCGCACTCGCCAAGGCCGACGTCGCACGCGGCGACCGGGCGGCGGCAGAGCGCAACCTGAAGACCGCCCTGACCTTCGAGCCCGACAACGAGGTGTTCCGCGATCTGCTCGCGCGCGTGCGCGGCAAGGCGGTCTCGGGCTCCACCCGTTGATGCCAGCAGCGGCGCCTGCGCGCGGCCGCCCCCAGGTGGGCGCGTGCGGACCCGCCGCTATGATGCCGCCCGTGCGCCCGACCCCTGCGCTCGCCGTGACCGCCGTCGCGATGCTCCTTCTCGCACTCCCGACGGGATGCAGCGAGGCGGAAGCGCCGCGTGCGGCCTCGACCCCGCCCGCCGGCGCCGCGCCGCCCGCTGCCGCCGCACAGCCGGCCGCCGCGGCGGCCCCGCCGGCCGTGCGCCGGCAGGAGCGCCCGCTTCCCGGGTTCGAGGGCACGACCCTCGACGGGCAGCCCTTCACCGTCTCGGAGCTGATGGGCCGGCGTGCCCTGCTCTTCTTCTTCGATCCCGGGGCCCGCGAGGCGGGACCCGCCGCTGCTGCGGTTGCGCGCGTGGCGGGGGAGCGCGCGCGGAACAACTTCGAGATCGTCGGCATCGCCGTCGGCGCCGGCGCCGACCGGGCGCGCGCCTTCGCGAAGGAGCACGGCCTCACCTTCCCGATCCTCGACGACCCGGTCTCCGCGATCCAGCGCAGCGTCGGGCTGCGCGCTCCGATGGCGCTGATCGGTGTCGATGCCGAGGGCTACGTGACCTTCGCGTCGGGCGTACCGCCGCCAGAGGCAGCCAACGCCGCGAAGGTCGTCGAGAGCGAGCTGCGCGAGGCCCTGCGCCTGCCCACCGACGAGCCCGTGCTGGCGCCCCTGCTCGGCGTGCGGCCCGCTGCGCCGACCTTCACGGCCGAGCGGCTCGAGGGCGGGCCCCGCTTCGACCTCGCCTCGCTCGCGGGCCGACCGGTCGTGCTGATGTTCTTCCTCCACACCTGCCCGCACTGCCACCACGCGCTCGAGTTCCTGAAGAGCGAGCTGCCGAAGCTCCCGGAGGCGCAGCGCCCGCAGCTCGTCGGCGTGTCGGTGGCGGGCGATCCGGCCTCCGTGCAGGAGAGCCTCCGGGCGGACGGACTCGACTTCTTCCCCGTGCTGCTCGACCTCGACGGCGCGTTGCGCGCGGCCTACGGCGTGCTCGGCGGGGTTCCGGACATCTTCGTGATCGATGGCTCGGGCGCGGTCGTGAGCCGCGTCCAGGGCTGGCGCGACGACCGCGACCCTGCGCTGGTGCGCATGTGGCTGGCGCGCATCGCCGGGCAGAAGGTACCGATGCTGCTCCACTCGACCGGCTACAGCGGCAGCGACGCCTGCGCGGTGTGCCACGAACAGGAGACCGAGACCTGGCTCCTGACCCGTCACGCGCACGCCTTCGACAC is part of the Deltaproteobacteria bacterium genome and harbors:
- a CDS encoding redoxin domain-containing protein, whose protein sequence is MRPTPALAVTAVAMLLLALPTGCSEAEAPRAASTPPAGAAPPAAAAQPAAAAAPPAVRRQERPLPGFEGTTLDGQPFTVSELMGRRALLFFFDPGAREAGPAAAAVARVAGERARNNFEIVGIAVGAGADRARAFAKEHGLTFPILDDPVSAIQRSVGLRAPMALIGVDAEGYVTFASGVPPPEAANAAKVVESELREALRLPTDEPVLAPLLGVRPAAPTFTAERLEGGPRFDLASLAGRPVVLMFFLHTCPHCHHALEFLKSELPKLPEAQRPQLVGVSVAGDPASVQESLRADGLDFFPVLLDLDGALRAAYGVLGGVPDIFVIDGSGAVVSRVQGWRDDRDPALVRMWLARIAGQKVPMLLHSTGYSGSDACAVCHEQETETWLLTRHAHAFDTLVKHAADADPECVGCHVVGFGQTGGYTISPRTPDFENVGCESCHGRGGPHLSPGFVTAGNYEPVCLGCHDQEHSLGFQFASFLPKVSHAANAELASLPLAKRQELLAARMRPRNDLLPSNAAYVGSEACRSCHEQEFATWSAGPHARAIAPLEAKGEADNATCQACHVTALGKPGGYPKGASHGAHADLARVGCESCHGPGGNHVGEGAPRIGTIVSLGDKCDSCVILQICGACHDQANDPGFEFAVKQKIERQKHGTIEASATRAGKSAARVPAGASLVGALERGFALLDARS
- a CDS encoding J domain-containing protein, whose amino-acid sequence is MSPNHSAEVRALAGILEELDYYQVLELRSDAPTSAIRSAYHAVSRRFHPDAHRDAPGELQQQVARIAKRIAEAYSVLRDPRRRQVYDRQLAGDRERVRMPLAEAEAQADRQRREQQEGRTPNGRRYFALAKADVARGDRAAAERNLKTALTFEPDNEVFRDLLARVRGKAVSGSTR